In Chloroflexota bacterium, the following are encoded in one genomic region:
- the tyrS gene encoding tyrosine--tRNA ligase, with the protein MTARVPDSLLKRGVAEIISEQEVMKLLESGRPLRLKQGFDPSRPDIHLGHVVGLRKLRQFQEMGHQVILIVGDWTAQIGDPSGQSITRPMLTAEEVRRNAETYMQQFFRVVDKSKTQVRLQSEWFGKFNLGDVIRLTSKFTVAQFLAREDFRKRFDNSQPIAITELLYPLLQAYDSVAIEADVEFGGIDQKFNCLVGRELQGMVGQRQQQVFLMPLLVGTDGVHKMSKSLGNYIGIDEPPYDMYGKVMSIPDNLIMSYFELLTDVADKELGEMKQQVDSQSVNPMSLKKRLALDIVTQFHSAEEARKAEERFASVRQKREVPPELRDGVKLGDSVSVVVQKDIARRIVEAGLAESVSEAQRLIDQGAVTIDGQKLTSTHAELRNGSIIKVGKRGFIKIIDADKMTYEVAKG; encoded by the coding sequence ATGACTGCCAGGGTGCCGGACTCCCTGCTGAAGCGGGGGGTAGCCGAAATCATCAGTGAGCAGGAGGTGATGAAGCTCCTGGAATCCGGCAGGCCGCTGCGGCTGAAGCAGGGGTTTGATCCCAGCCGCCCTGATATTCATTTGGGGCACGTTGTCGGGCTCCGCAAGTTGCGCCAGTTCCAGGAGATGGGGCATCAGGTCATTCTCATTGTCGGCGACTGGACGGCCCAGATTGGGGACCCCAGCGGTCAGTCAATTACCCGTCCCATGCTGACCGCCGAAGAAGTGAGGCGCAACGCCGAGACGTATATGCAGCAGTTCTTCAGAGTGGTGGACAAGAGCAAGACCCAGGTGAGGCTGCAGAGCGAGTGGTTCGGCAAATTCAACCTGGGCGACGTTATCAGGCTGACCAGTAAGTTCACCGTGGCCCAGTTCCTGGCCCGGGAGGACTTCAGAAAACGCTTTGATAACAGCCAGCCCATTGCCATCACCGAGCTTCTTTATCCTTTGCTCCAGGCATACGACTCGGTGGCCATCGAGGCCGACGTGGAGTTCGGCGGCATCGACCAGAAGTTCAACTGCCTGGTGGGGCGGGAGCTGCAGGGGATGGTGGGACAGCGCCAGCAGCAGGTGTTCCTGATGCCGTTGCTGGTGGGCACTGATGGTGTCCATAAGATGAGCAAGAGCCTGGGTAACTACATTGGCATTGATGAGCCGCCCTATGATATGTACGGCAAGGTGATGTCCATCCCGGACAATTTGATTATGTCCTACTTCGAACTCCTGACTGATGTTGCTGACAAGGAACTGGGAGAGATGAAGCAGCAGGTTGATTCCCAATCAGTCAATCCCATGTCGTTGAAGAAACGCCTGGCTCTGGACATCGTGACCCAGTTTCACAGTGCTGAGGAGGCGCGGAAGGCAGAGGAGCGCTTTGCCAGTGTCCGTCAGAAGAGAGAGGTGCCACCGGAGCTGCGGGATGGGGTCAAGCTAGGGGATAGTGTTTCCGTGGTGGTGCAAAAAGATATCGCGAGGAGAATAGTTGAAGCTGGCCTTGCTGAGAGTGTTTCTGAGGCGCAAAGGCTAATAGATCAAGGTGCTGTGACAATCGATGGTCAGAAGTTGACCTCCACGCATGCTGAGTTGAGGAATGGCAGCATAATCAAGGTCGGTAAGCGTGGCTTCATAAAGATAATCGATGCTGACAAGATGACTTAT
- a CDS encoding bifunctional riboflavin kinase/FAD synthetase — protein MRAEDELRGFTPQRETVLTIGVFDGVHLGHQRLIDSLKREAATRDYLPGVVTFCPHPQQVLSTRTSLPQLTTLEERLRLIRELGIDLVVPLSFDQELAQLSARHFVSLLQTHLKMRGLVIGPDFALGRNREGDVFSLHDLGKEVGFWVDVVSPGIINGDVVSSTAIRQALAKGDVARANRLLGRSFTLSGQVIHGDERGKQLGFPTANLTVPTIQALPEDGVYATRAYLGSHTYASVTNIGKRPTFGEGDRTVEVYLVGFNGVAYGKEIKIEIIERLRAEKRFPTPEDLKAQINRDVEKAMSILEKVER, from the coding sequence CACTATCGGTGTTTTTGACGGCGTTCATCTGGGTCACCAGCGTCTGATAGATTCCCTGAAGAGGGAGGCCGCAACAAGGGATTATCTCCCCGGAGTGGTGACCTTCTGCCCTCACCCGCAGCAGGTGCTGTCGACCCGAACCTCATTGCCCCAGCTGACTACCCTGGAGGAAAGGCTCAGGCTCATCCGTGAGTTGGGTATCGATCTCGTCGTTCCTCTTTCCTTTGATCAGGAATTGGCCCAACTTTCGGCTCGCCATTTCGTCTCTCTGCTGCAAACACACCTCAAGATGCGCGGCCTGGTTATTGGCCCTGATTTTGCACTGGGCAGGAACAGGGAGGGGGATGTTTTCTCACTCCATGATCTGGGGAAGGAGGTTGGTTTCTGGGTAGATGTTGTTTCGCCTGGAATAATAAACGGGGATGTGGTCAGCAGCACCGCCATCCGCCAGGCTCTGGCAAAGGGGGATGTAGCCAGGGCAAACCGGCTTCTGGGGCGGTCTTTTACCCTGAGCGGGCAGGTTATTCATGGAGACGAGAGAGGTAAGCAGTTGGGCTTTCCCACTGCCAACCTGACTGTACCCACAATCCAGGCGCTGCCTGAAGACGGAGTGTATGCCACCAGGGCTTACCTTGGCAGCCATACATATGCTTCAGTGACCAACATCGGCAAGAGGCCTACCTTTGGGGAGGGAGATCGGACTGTCGAGGTTTACCTCGTTGGTTTTAATGGTGTGGCCTACGGGAAGGAAATCAAGATTGAGATAATAGAGCGGTTGCGGGCCGAGAAGCGATTTCCTACCCCGGAGGACCTCAAGGCCCAGATAAACCGGGACGTGGAAAAAGCAATGTCGATATTGGAGAAGGTGGAAAGATGA